The following are encoded together in the Flavobacterium sp. TR2 genome:
- a CDS encoding TonB-dependent receptor domain-containing protein — MKLKFFLFALLGIIATAQAQNTGSVSGKITEKSNNAPISYATVSLKENGKVVSGVNTDDNGDFSFKNIALKSYTIEIQYIGFRKYIGSVLLSENKKTATVNVSLEEEATQLKGVNIISERSTIEQKIDRKVVTVGKDLTTAGASASDIMNNIPSVNVDQDGKLSLRGNDNVRVLIDGRPTNIDPAQLLKQIPSTSIKKIELITNPSAKYNPEGMSGIINIILHKNANTGFNGSYSGGITFGKTAKYNQSLDLNYKTGKVNFFGNVGQNFGTYQNTGFIQRFDEDIVQNINVLNDNDSYLYKIGMDYLIDDHNTLSFYTNQNKSNGKGYVDTDIDYNNVTGSDISNIFQKSRYWGPDQVGTYNLAYKHIFKKEGHTLDFEANYSDNKETQNASFDTETTKTDNTAGNVFYEDYLKGTRKLSTINVDYVNPLNEKTTLEAGAEARITRTENDYITGNPLLPVADQTSHYTYDTDIYSAYVTFGQKFKKLSYQVGARFESYKVQANLNYGKEKFDDDYITLYPSAYLTYNITEKNTLQLSYSRRVDRPSLEQTKPIREFATPLVTSIGNPELRPQFTNSVEVNYTKTLEKGSFTAGVFVRSINDQISRILYPDPTDASGQKQIMSFTNFDHNTAYGFEMSFNYKITKWWDIQPSIDFSSIDQSGVIYAFIPEENKIGPTNKTVTVAAFNGRMNSNFKVNKRLSFLAFGFYRGATDGLQNNSHEMYKMDIGTRYTLLDNKMNLSVRFNDVFNTMKYAFDTLNPYPQAGQFKWESQTVYFGLTYNFGGGKIKNLQRKQRDDNTNKGGGGMF; from the coding sequence ATGAAATTAAAATTCTTTCTGTTTGCGTTATTGGGAATAATCGCAACTGCACAGGCCCAGAATACCGGAAGTGTTTCTGGAAAAATTACAGAAAAGTCAAACAATGCCCCAATTTCTTATGCTACAGTTTCGCTTAAAGAAAATGGCAAAGTAGTTTCTGGCGTTAATACAGATGATAACGGAGACTTTTCTTTTAAAAATATTGCTTTAAAAAGTTACACCATCGAAATTCAATACATTGGGTTTAGAAAATATATCGGTTCTGTGCTTTTGAGCGAAAACAAAAAAACTGCTACTGTAAATGTTTCGCTTGAAGAAGAGGCGACTCAGCTTAAAGGCGTTAACATTATTAGCGAGCGCTCTACTATCGAACAAAAAATTGATAGAAAAGTAGTAACTGTAGGTAAAGATTTAACTACGGCGGGAGCTTCTGCCTCTGACATTATGAACAATATTCCTTCTGTGAATGTGGATCAGGACGGAAAACTTTCGCTTCGCGGAAATGATAATGTTCGTGTATTAATTGACGGACGTCCAACAAATATTGATCCTGCTCAGTTATTGAAACAAATTCCATCTACTTCTATCAAGAAAATTGAATTAATTACTAACCCTAGTGCAAAATACAATCCAGAAGGAATGTCTGGAATTATTAATATTATTTTGCATAAAAATGCGAATACTGGTTTTAATGGAAGCTACAGCGGCGGTATTACTTTTGGTAAAACGGCTAAATACAATCAGTCTTTAGATTTAAACTATAAAACCGGAAAAGTAAACTTCTTCGGAAACGTGGGACAAAACTTTGGAACATATCAAAACACGGGATTCATCCAAAGATTTGATGAAGATATTGTTCAAAATATAAATGTTTTGAATGATAATGATTCTTATTTATACAAAATCGGAATGGATTATCTAATCGATGATCATAATACTTTATCTTTTTACACTAACCAGAATAAATCTAATGGAAAAGGTTATGTAGACACAGATATTGACTACAATAATGTAACTGGTTCTGATATTTCGAATATCTTTCAAAAATCAAGATATTGGGGACCAGACCAAGTTGGAACTTACAATTTAGCATACAAGCACATCTTTAAAAAAGAAGGCCATACTTTAGATTTTGAAGCCAACTACAGTGACAATAAAGAAACTCAAAACGCTTCTTTTGATACTGAAACGACAAAAACAGACAATACTGCTGGAAATGTGTTCTATGAAGATTATTTGAAAGGAACCAGAAAATTAAGCACTATAAATGTAGATTACGTTAATCCGTTAAACGAAAAAACGACTCTTGAAGCTGGAGCAGAAGCAAGAATTACAAGAACTGAAAACGATTACATTACCGGAAATCCGTTGCTTCCTGTTGCAGACCAAACGTCTCACTATACCTATGACACAGATATTTATTCGGCTTATGTAACATTTGGGCAAAAATTCAAAAAGCTTAGCTACCAAGTAGGTGCACGTTTTGAAAGCTATAAAGTTCAAGCCAACTTAAATTATGGCAAAGAGAAATTTGATGATGATTACATTACTTTGTATCCATCGGCTTATTTAACATACAATATCACTGAGAAAAATACTTTGCAATTAAGCTATAGCCGTCGTGTTGACCGCCCGAGTTTAGAGCAGACAAAACCTATTCGTGAATTTGCTACTCCGCTAGTTACTTCTATCGGAAACCCAGAATTACGTCCTCAGTTTACCAACTCAGTTGAAGTTAATTATACTAAAACTCTTGAGAAAGGAAGTTTTACTGCTGGAGTTTTCGTAAGAAGCATTAATGACCAGATCAGCAGAATTTTATATCCAGATCCTACAGATGCAAGCGGGCAAAAACAGATCATGAGTTTTACAAATTTTGACCATAATACTGCTTACGGATTTGAAATGTCATTTAATTATAAAATCACAAAATGGTGGGATATCCAACCATCGATCGATTTTTCTAGCATTGATCAATCAGGAGTTATATATGCATTTATTCCAGAAGAAAATAAAATTGGACCAACAAATAAAACCGTTACCGTTGCTGCATTTAATGGACGTATGAACTCTAATTTCAAAGTAAACAAACGTTTAAGTTTCTTAGCTTTCGGATTTTATAGAGGCGCTACAGATGGGCTTCAAAACAACAGTCACGAAATGTACAAAATGGATATTGGTACGCGTTATACATTGCTAGACAACAAAATGAATTTAAGTGTTCGTTTTAATGATGTCTTCAATACTATGAAATATGCTTTCGACACATTAAATCCTTATCCGCAAGCAGGTCAGTTTAAATGGGAAAGTCAAACGGTTTACTTTGGTTTGACATATAACTTTGGTGGCGGAAAAATTAAAAATCTACAGCGTAAACAAAGAGACGACAATACTAACAAAGGCGGGGGCGGAATGTTCTAA
- a CDS encoding copper homeostasis protein CutC — protein MKKNQLEIACFNYQSALIAQANGADRIELCENMKLGGTTPNSILVVKVRESLNIKMHVIIRPRGGDFVYSDEELTEMKQDIKQYKKLGVDGFVFGILKENGKINKKQNKELVHLAHPLSCTFHRAFDVVKNPEKSLESVIDCGFKTILTSGQGVNVEEGIMALERLQELAGDRIEIMPGGGLRSSNIKLLQEKLDLTFYHSSAITDNSEIANPEEIKELRNFL, from the coding sequence ATGAAAAAAAATCAACTGGAAATAGCTTGTTTTAATTATCAGTCTGCATTAATTGCTCAAGCAAATGGTGCGGATAGAATTGAGCTATGTGAAAATATGAAATTGGGAGGAACTACTCCAAATTCGATTTTGGTAGTGAAAGTCCGTGAAAGTTTAAATATAAAAATGCACGTCATTATAAGACCTCGCGGAGGAGATTTTGTTTATTCGGATGAAGAACTTACCGAAATGAAACAAGACATCAAACAATATAAAAAACTAGGTGTCGACGGTTTTGTTTTTGGAATTTTGAAGGAAAATGGAAAAATAAATAAAAAGCAGAATAAAGAATTAGTGCATCTAGCACACCCATTATCTTGTACTTTTCACCGTGCTTTTGATGTGGTTAAAAATCCTGAAAAATCTCTCGAATCAGTAATTGACTGCGGTTTCAAAACAATTTTGACTTCTGGTCAAGGCGTAAATGTGGAGGAAGGAATTATGGCACTAGAAAGACTTCAGGAATTGGCAGGAGATCGAATAGAAATTATGCCAGGAGGCGGCTTGCGCTCTTCAAATATAAAATTACTGCAAGAAAAATTAGATTTGACTTTTTATCATTCCTCTGCAATCACAGACAATTCTGAAATTGCGAACCCAGAAGAAATAAAGGAATTGCGCAATTTCTTATAA
- a CDS encoding 3-oxoacyl-ACP synthase III family protein, producing the protein MYHSKIAGLGYYVPSNVVTNDDLSKIMDTNDEWIQERTGIQERRHIIRGEDTTTSMGVKAAKIAIERSGVAKEDIDFVVFATLSPDYYFPGPGVLVQRDLGLRTVGALDVRNQCSGFVYALSVADQYIKTGMYKNILVIGSEVHSTGLDMTTRGRGVSVIFGDGAGAAVLSREEDLTKGILSTHLHSEGEHAEELALQAPGMGARWVTDIIADNDPNDESYYPYMNGQFVFKNAVVRFAEVINEGLEANGLQVSDIDMLIPHQANLRISQFIQNKFKLTDDQVHNNIQKYGNTTAASIPIALTEAWEQGKIKSGDTVVLAAFGSGFTWASAIIKW; encoded by the coding sequence ATGTATCATTCAAAAATAGCTGGTTTAGGATATTATGTTCCTTCCAATGTCGTAACTAACGATGATTTGTCTAAGATAATGGATACCAATGATGAATGGATTCAGGAAAGAACTGGAATTCAGGAAAGAAGACACATCATTCGTGGAGAAGATACCACGACTTCAATGGGAGTAAAAGCAGCTAAAATTGCAATAGAGCGTTCGGGTGTTGCCAAAGAAGATATTGATTTTGTAGTTTTCGCTACATTAAGTCCAGATTATTATTTTCCAGGACCAGGTGTTTTGGTTCAGAGAGATTTAGGTTTAAGAACAGTTGGAGCATTAGATGTTAGAAACCAATGTTCAGGATTTGTCTATGCACTTTCTGTTGCCGACCAGTATATTAAAACCGGAATGTATAAAAATATTTTGGTAATAGGTTCTGAGGTTCATTCAACAGGATTAGATATGACAACTCGCGGGCGAGGTGTTTCGGTAATTTTTGGAGACGGAGCAGGAGCAGCAGTTTTAAGCCGTGAAGAAGATTTGACAAAAGGAATCTTATCGACTCATTTGCATTCTGAAGGAGAACACGCTGAAGAATTGGCTTTGCAGGCACCAGGAATGGGCGCGCGTTGGGTGACAGATATTATTGCAGACAATGATCCAAACGACGAAAGCTACTATCCGTACATGAATGGGCAATTTGTATTCAAAAATGCTGTTGTGCGTTTTGCAGAAGTAATTAATGAAGGATTAGAAGCAAATGGTTTGCAGGTTTCAGACATTGATATGCTGATTCCGCATCAGGCAAATTTGAGAATTTCGCAATTCATTCAAAACAAATTCAAATTAACAGACGACCAAGTTCATAATAATATCCAAAAATACGGAAACACAACAGCAGCATCTATTCCGATTGCGCTGACAGAAGCTTGGGAACAAGGAAAAATCAAATCTGGAGATACGGTAGTTTTAGCAGCTTTCGGAAGTGGATTTACTTGGGCAAGTGCTATTATTAAGTGGTAA
- a CDS encoding prolyl oligopeptidase family serine peptidase, with product MKLKVTLFLFLNISFFSFAQENLTYQKPSKSILDLADYQRAPSVSMDTKKENMLLMYRNTYKTLDDLNQDEVRLAGLRINPVTNISSTVTYFNNLTLRKVSDKEAVQVSGLPDNPKIANILWSPNDKKILFSHTASSGVELWVIDVETAKATKLTEATVNANLGNPFSWFSDNETILVKMLPKNKPALLDSKKDLPTGPIVSTTSGEKSQNRTYPDMLKNKNDEINFENSITSELYKVKINGDAVLFKEAAMFAGEKISPDGNYIMLTTIHKPFSYVVPLNRFPSKTIVYDIRGKEIKTVNEVPLNEIMPKGFMAVRKGKREMNWRNDKPATLFYAVALDEGDPSNKVDFRDEIFLWEAPFDKEASSMAKTPQRFSDIIWGNDNLAVITDEWYDTRNTKTYLINPSNPSQQPKVITDRNSQDVYSDPGFFETRKNEYGKFALAIEKDNLYRIGEGYTKEGQFPFIDEFNFKTLQNKRIYTSPYKDKKEDIYEIVDYKSGKVLVLIQSKTEYPNYYFRNIKKQNSVTQITAFKNPFESIKNVSKEVIKYKRKDGLELSGTLYLPAGYDKSKKEKLPLLIWAYPAEYKDRNSASQSTQNSNEFTFPYYGSFVYWVTKGYVVLDDAAFPIIGEGTTEPNDNFISQLVDNAAAAIDAVDALGYINRKKVAVGGHSYGAFMTANLLTHSDLFACGIARSGAYNRTLTPFGFQSEQRNYWEAPEVYNTMSPFMNAEKMKTPILLVHGEADNNPGTFTLQTERYFQALKGLGAPARMVILPKESHGYAAKENILHLLWEQDQFLEKYLKN from the coding sequence ATGAAATTAAAGGTTACGCTGTTTTTATTTTTAAATATAAGTTTTTTTTCTTTTGCCCAAGAGAATCTAACTTATCAAAAACCATCCAAATCTATTCTTGATTTAGCCGATTATCAAAGGGCTCCTTCTGTATCAATGGATACAAAGAAAGAAAATATGCTCTTGATGTATCGCAATACCTATAAAACACTCGACGATTTAAATCAGGACGAAGTTCGTCTTGCAGGATTAAGAATCAATCCCGTTACTAATATTTCGAGCACTGTAACTTATTTCAACAATCTTACACTAAGAAAAGTAAGCGACAAAGAAGCGGTTCAGGTTTCTGGCTTACCCGATAATCCAAAAATCGCCAATATATTGTGGTCTCCAAACGACAAAAAGATTTTATTTTCTCATACAGCTAGTTCTGGCGTTGAACTTTGGGTTATTGATGTCGAAACGGCAAAGGCTACAAAACTTACTGAAGCAACTGTAAATGCTAATTTAGGAAATCCCTTCAGCTGGTTTTCAGACAACGAAACCATTTTAGTTAAAATGCTTCCTAAAAACAAACCTGCACTGTTAGACTCAAAAAAAGATTTGCCAACTGGTCCAATTGTTTCTACCACTTCTGGAGAAAAATCTCAAAACAGAACATATCCCGATATGCTGAAAAACAAAAATGATGAGATTAATTTTGAAAACAGCATTACTTCTGAATTATACAAAGTAAAAATAAATGGTGACGCTGTTTTGTTTAAAGAGGCTGCAATGTTTGCCGGAGAAAAAATTTCTCCTGACGGCAATTATATTATGCTAACTACTATTCACAAACCATTTTCTTACGTGGTTCCATTAAACAGATTTCCTTCCAAAACTATTGTTTATGACATAAGGGGTAAAGAAATCAAAACGGTTAACGAAGTACCGTTAAACGAAATTATGCCAAAAGGTTTTATGGCTGTCCGAAAAGGAAAAAGAGAGATGAACTGGAGAAATGACAAGCCTGCAACTCTTTTTTATGCTGTGGCTTTAGATGAAGGCGATCCTTCAAACAAAGTAGATTTTAGAGATGAAATTTTTCTTTGGGAGGCACCTTTTGATAAAGAAGCTTCATCAATGGCAAAAACGCCACAACGTTTTAGCGACATTATCTGGGGGAACGACAATTTAGCAGTTATTACAGATGAATGGTACGACACCAGAAATACCAAAACATATTTAATAAATCCGTCTAACCCAAGTCAGCAGCCAAAAGTAATTACAGATAGAAATTCGCAGGATGTCTATTCTGATCCAGGCTTTTTTGAGACTAGAAAAAACGAGTACGGCAAATTTGCTTTGGCTATCGAAAAAGATAATCTTTACAGAATTGGAGAAGGATACACAAAAGAAGGACAATTTCCTTTTATAGATGAATTTAACTTTAAAACATTACAAAATAAACGAATTTACACTTCTCCTTATAAAGACAAAAAAGAAGATATTTATGAGATTGTTGATTACAAGTCTGGCAAAGTCTTAGTTCTTATTCAGTCCAAAACAGAATATCCGAATTACTATTTCAGAAATATTAAAAAGCAGAATAGCGTAACCCAAATTACGGCATTTAAAAATCCTTTTGAAAGCATTAAAAACGTTAGCAAAGAAGTTATTAAATACAAACGCAAAGACGGATTGGAACTTTCGGGAACTTTATACCTTCCTGCTGGCTATGATAAAAGTAAAAAAGAAAAACTTCCTTTATTGATCTGGGCGTATCCTGCAGAATATAAAGACAGAAACAGTGCTTCGCAATCGACTCAAAATTCTAATGAATTCACATTTCCTTATTATGGATCATTTGTGTATTGGGTTACAAAAGGATACGTTGTTTTAGACGATGCGGCTTTCCCAATTATTGGTGAAGGAACTACAGAACCAAACGACAACTTTATTTCACAATTGGTTGACAACGCTGCAGCAGCAATTGATGCCGTTGATGCTTTAGGATATATTAACCGTAAAAAAGTGGCTGTTGGAGGACACTCTTATGGGGCATTTATGACAGCTAATTTATTGACGCATTCTGATCTTTTTGCCTGTGGAATTGCCAGAAGCGGTGCTTACAATAGAACGTTAACACCTTTCGGATTCCAATCTGAGCAAAGAAATTACTGGGAAGCTCCAGAAGTTTACAACACCATGTCTCCATTTATGAATGCCGAAAAAATGAAAACCCCTATTTTATTGGTTCACGGAGAAGCAGATAATAATCCTGGAACATTTACTTTACAGACAGAACGTTATTTTCAAGCCTTAAAAGGATTGGGAGCTCCAGCGAGAATGGTTATTTTGCCTAAAGAATCTCATGGATATGCGGCAAAAGAAAATATTCTGCACCTGTTATGGGAACAGGATCAATTTTTAGAAAAATATCTGAAAAACTAA
- a CDS encoding ABC transporter ATP-binding protein — protein MLDIQNISFSYTESPVIKNISFSIEKGQNIAIIGESGCGKSTLLKLIYGLYDLDEGKIFYGDKPILGPRFNLIPGMPYMKYLAQDFDLSPYETVAENVGKFLSNGFANMKKLRVQELLEMVEMDQFSNVKTKFLSGGQQQRVALVRVLALEPEVILLDEPFSQIDAFRKNALRRNLFRYLKQKGITCIIATHDSTDALSFADQAIVMRNGEVLVKDDPAKIYEDPQIKYVASLFGEVNEIPTHLLLSYADETHKTLVYPHQFKMVSESRLMVKIRRTYFRGSHYLIETVYKRQLIFFESEIDLPLEQEVFLALNYL, from the coding sequence ATGCTCGACATACAAAATATATCTTTTTCGTACACCGAAAGCCCCGTTATAAAAAACATCTCTTTTTCTATTGAAAAAGGTCAGAATATTGCCATTATTGGTGAGAGTGGCTGTGGAAAAAGTACGCTGCTCAAGCTTATATACGGACTATACGATCTAGACGAAGGAAAGATTTTTTATGGTGATAAACCGATTTTGGGCCCAAGATTCAATTTGATTCCTGGAATGCCTTACATGAAATATTTGGCACAGGATTTTGATTTATCGCCTTATGAAACGGTTGCAGAAAACGTAGGTAAGTTTCTATCGAACGGTTTCGCCAACATGAAAAAACTTCGTGTTCAAGAATTATTGGAAATGGTAGAGATGGATCAGTTCTCAAATGTGAAGACAAAATTCTTAAGTGGAGGACAGCAGCAAAGAGTGGCTTTGGTAAGGGTTTTGGCTTTAGAACCAGAAGTGATTTTGCTTGACGAGCCTTTCAGCCAGATCGATGCTTTTAGAAAAAATGCGTTGCGCCGTAATTTATTCCGTTACTTAAAACAGAAGGGAATTACCTGTATTATTGCAACGCATGACAGTACAGATGCTTTGTCTTTTGCAGATCAGGCAATTGTGATGCGAAATGGGGAAGTCTTGGTAAAAGATGATCCTGCAAAAATATATGAAGATCCGCAAATTAAATATGTTGCCTCTCTGTTTGGTGAAGTAAATGAAATTCCGACTCATTTATTGTTGTCCTATGCAGACGAAACTCATAAGACGTTGGTTTATCCGCATCAGTTTAAAATGGTTTCAGAGTCAAGATTGATGGTGAAAATTAGGAGAACATACTTTAGAGGAAGCCATTATTTGATAGAAACTGTTTATAAAAGACAGTTGATCTTCTTTGAAAGCGAGATCGATTTGCCACTCGAACAAGAAGTGTTTTTAGCTTTGAATTATTTATAA
- a CDS encoding OmpA family protein: MRKITVLGLSSLMVLASFFTSCDSVKNANNTQKGAGIGAVAGGVIGGILGNNLGRGGNAALGAAIGAAVGGGTGALIGNKMDKQAREIDQALPGADVERVGEGIHLTLNENAVRFDTNKSTLTTQAKANLDKLVPVFTEYGDTDIQIFGYTDNTGKPEYNLTLSGQRAASVQAYLISKGLKASRFKTSGLGIADPIATNDTPEGRAQNRRVEFSITANDKMVNDAKAEAGK, encoded by the coding sequence ATGAGAAAGATAACGGTTTTAGGATTAAGTAGTTTAATGGTATTAGCTAGTTTTTTTACAAGTTGTGATTCAGTAAAAAATGCAAATAATACACAAAAAGGAGCTGGAATTGGTGCCGTAGCAGGTGGTGTTATTGGTGGTATTTTAGGAAACAACCTTGGAAGAGGCGGAAACGCTGCCTTAGGAGCTGCGATCGGTGCTGCTGTAGGGGGTGGGACTGGAGCTTTGATTGGAAATAAAATGGATAAACAAGCTCGTGAAATTGATCAGGCTTTACCAGGTGCAGATGTTGAAAGAGTTGGTGAAGGAATCCACTTGACATTAAATGAAAATGCGGTTCGTTTTGATACTAACAAATCAACTTTGACAACTCAGGCAAAAGCAAATTTAGATAAATTGGTTCCAGTATTTACTGAATACGGAGATACTGATATTCAGATTTTTGGATACACAGATAATACAGGTAAACCAGAGTACAACTTAACGCTTTCTGGTCAGAGAGCTGCTTCTGTTCAGGCTTATTTAATTTCTAAAGGATTAAAAGCAAGCCGTTTCAAAACTTCAGGTTTAGGTATTGCAGATCCAATTGCAACAAATGATACTCCAGAAGGAAGAGCGCAAAACCGTCGTGTTGAATTCTCAATTACAGCAAACGACAAAATGGTAAATGACGCAAAAGCGGAAGCTGGAAAATAA
- a CDS encoding lipocalin family protein: MKKSIFICLIAATFFACKSASSTTASSSEATTLSTKLDKKTQVALKGNWVLTNVTYPGSDYIKVNSFDLADSKCFIGSNWSFISNNNKGNMALTSPSCTGFSSPIVWSINSQGLFVLKILNAGEKAKKVRDGYLLKVAGVTESSFQLVDNINVGGQVKDVTYQFQRAN, encoded by the coding sequence ATGAAGAAGAGTATTTTTATATGCTTGATTGCCGCTACGTTTTTTGCGTGTAAATCAGCTTCGTCAACAACAGCTTCGTCATCTGAAGCTACAACGCTTTCAACAAAACTTGACAAGAAAACTCAAGTAGCGCTAAAAGGAAATTGGGTGCTTACCAATGTAACTTATCCAGGTTCAGATTATATCAAAGTAAATTCGTTTGATCTTGCAGATTCAAAATGTTTTATTGGAAGTAATTGGAGCTTTATTTCAAATAACAATAAAGGAAATATGGCTTTGACATCACCAAGTTGTACTGGATTTTCTTCTCCAATTGTATGGAGTATAAACAGCCAAGGTTTGTTTGTGCTTAAGATTCTTAATGCAGGTGAAAAAGCTAAGAAAGTAAGAGATGGTTATTTGTTAAAAGTTGCTGGAGTGACTGAAAGTTCATTTCAGTTAGTAGACAACATTAATGTAGGAGGTCAGGTAAAAGATGTGACTTACCAATTTCAAAGAGCTAATTAA
- the htpG gene encoding molecular chaperone HtpG: protein MATGKINVSVENIFPLIKKFLYSDHEIFLRELVSNGTDATLKLKHLISIGEAKVEYGNPIIEVKVDKEGKKIHIIDQGLGMTADEVEKYINQVAFSGAEEFLDKYKDSAKDSGIIGHFGLGFYSAFMVAEKVEIITKSYKDEPAAHWTCDGSPEFTLEPADKTSRGTEIILHIAEDSLEFLDDSKISGLLNKYNKFMPIPIKFGTRTETLPKPEDAPEDYVNETVETDNIINNPNPAWTKQPSELSDEDYKNFYRELYPMQFEEPLFHIHLNVDYPFNLTGILYFPKLGTDMQIQKDKIQLYQNQVYVTDNVEGIVPEFLTMLKGVIDSPDIPLNVSRSGLQADGAVKKISNYITRKVADKLKALFNENRADFEAKWNDIKIVLEYGMLSEEKFYEKAGAFVLYPTVDDTYFTLEELKEKLKENQTDKDGKLVVLYAGNKDAQHSYIEAAKDKGYEVLLLDSPIISHLIQKIENDNSGLTFVRVDSDHIDNLIKKEENTISKLSDDEKAALKTSLEAYIPKAYSVQLEAMDSQAAPFIITQPEFMRRMKEMSQTGGGGMFGMGNMPEMYNLVVNTNSDLASSILNTEDKTHQEHLVKQALDLAKLSQNLLKGEALTAFVKRSFEMIK from the coding sequence ATGGCAACAGGTAAAATTAACGTTTCGGTAGAGAACATTTTTCCCTTAATCAAAAAGTTTTTATACAGTGACCACGAAATCTTCTTGCGTGAGCTTGTTTCTAATGGTACTGATGCTACTCTAAAACTAAAACATCTTATTAGCATTGGTGAAGCTAAAGTAGAATACGGCAACCCGATCATTGAAGTTAAAGTGGACAAAGAGGGTAAAAAAATCCACATTATCGATCAAGGTTTAGGTATGACTGCTGATGAAGTTGAAAAATACATCAATCAGGTAGCATTTTCGGGTGCTGAGGAATTTTTGGACAAATACAAAGATTCTGCTAAAGATTCTGGAATTATCGGTCATTTTGGTCTTGGTTTCTACTCTGCTTTTATGGTAGCTGAAAAAGTGGAAATCATTACAAAATCATACAAAGATGAGCCAGCTGCGCACTGGACTTGTGACGGAAGCCCAGAATTTACTTTAGAGCCTGCTGACAAAACTTCACGCGGAACAGAAATCATTCTTCACATTGCTGAAGATTCTTTGGAGTTCTTAGACGATTCTAAAATCAGCGGTTTATTAAACAAATACAACAAATTCATGCCTATTCCGATTAAATTCGGAACAAGAACTGAAACGCTTCCAAAACCGGAAGATGCTCCAGAAGATTACGTTAACGAAACTGTTGAAACTGACAACATCATTAACAACCCAAATCCAGCTTGGACAAAACAGCCTTCTGAATTATCTGATGAAGATTACAAAAACTTCTACAGAGAATTGTATCCAATGCAGTTTGAAGAGCCGTTATTCCACATTCATTTAAATGTAGATTATCCGTTTAACTTAACTGGTATTTTGTATTTCCCTAAATTGGGTACAGATATGCAAATCCAGAAAGACAAAATTCAGTTATATCAAAACCAAGTTTACGTTACTGACAACGTAGAAGGAATTGTTCCTGAATTCTTGACGATGCTGAAAGGTGTGATCGACTCTCCAGATATTCCGTTAAACGTTTCTCGTTCTGGCTTACAGGCTGACGGTGCTGTTAAGAAAATTTCAAACTACATTACTCGTAAAGTAGCTGATAAATTGAAAGCTTTATTTAACGAAAACCGTGCTGATTTTGAAGCAAAATGGAACGATATTAAAATCGTTTTAGAATACGGAATGCTTTCTGAAGAGAAATTCTACGAAAAAGCGGGTGCATTTGTTTTATACCCAACTGTAGATGACACTTACTTTACTTTAGAGGAATTAAAAGAAAAACTAAAAGAAAACCAAACTGATAAAGATGGCAAATTAGTAGTTCTTTATGCCGGAAACAAAGATGCGCAGCATTCTTATATCGAAGCAGCAAAAGACAAAGGCTACGAAGTCTTGCTTTTAGATTCTCCGATTATTTCGCATTTAATCCAAAAAATCGAAAACGATAACAGCGGATTAACTTTTGTACGTGTTGACTCTGATCATATTGACAACTTGATCAAAAAAGAAGAAAACACAATCTCAAAATTATCTGATGACGAAAAAGCTGCTTTAAAAACTTCTTTAGAAGCTTACATTCCAAAAGCATACAGCGTTCAGTTAGAAGCTATGGATTCTCAAGCAGCTCCATTCATTATCACGCAGCCAGAATTTATGCGAAGAATGAAAGAAATGAGCCAAACTGGCGGCGGCGGAATGTTCGGAATGGGCAATATGCCAGAAATGTACAATTTGGTTGTAAACACAAATTCTGACTTAGCTTCTAGCATCTTAAATACAGAAGATAAAACACACCAAGAGCATTTGGTTAAACAAGCTTTAGATTTGGCTAAATTGTCTCAAAACCTTTTAAAAGGTGAAGCGCTTACTGCATTTGTTAAGAGAAGCTTTGAAATGATTAAATAA